Within the Cyprinus carpio isolate SPL01 chromosome B18, ASM1834038v1, whole genome shotgun sequence genome, the region cccaaaaaatttttcattaatcccttacccccatgttgttccaaacctgtaaaagcgccgttcgtcttcggaacacaatttaagatttatttattttgcatgaaaacCAAGAGGCCTGTTACTggcccatagactgccaaataaataacagtgtcaaggtccataaaaggaatGAAAGTCCTCGTCAggatactccatctgccatcagacatgcaacctgggttatatgaagtgatgggaacactttttgtaagtgaagaaaaacaaaaataacgactttattcaacaattcctttgtcaacagtctcctctgtgtctctccatatcaccatatgctcttcAGTATCAGCCGCGCcgcaaggatgcactgttttctttcaaatcaaagctgaatacacgtagaaacagtgcatccttgtggtgtggatgacacagaagagcatatgtgacatggagagacacagaggatacctttgacaaaggaattattgaataaagtcattatttttgttttcttcgcttacaaaaagtgttcccgtcgcttcatataacccagattgtacgtctgatggcagatggagtatgcTGGTGTctgggcttatttatttatttactttaaaatgacatgagactttgtgacttcctgcacttgctatacttcatagtcattttataaatccaaaagcaagaGGTGGGAAAAAAATTTGGCTAGGGAGTTGAAATGGCAACTGAGctaatgagtgatcctctgctgccatcttaAAAGgttattccaccccaaaatgaaaactttgtcattaatcacttacccccatgtcgttacaaacccgtaaaagcgcagttcatcttcggaacacaatttaagatattttggatgaaaaccgggaggcccgtgactgtcccatagactgccaagtaaataacagtgtcaaggaccataaaaggtatgaaagtcgtcgtcagaatgctccatctgccatcagacgtgcaatctgggttatatgaaatgatgggaacactttttgtaagcgaagaaaacttttttttttttttgagcttttacaggtttggaacgacatggggtggagtatccctttaagtctttgttttccaCCAGGAGACTATTTTTTTCCCTGACTTCTTTATGACCGAAAGTGAACATTTAAAGGAACTTCTGgcagagttaaaaaataataataaaggctttaaattattataagttttttttttttaaattgtagggTTTTATTTTGAGGGGGGTGCTCGTCTTTGTCACCCATGATTAGTTTGCATCCCTGGGTATTGTGTCTTGCTGCCAGTGGGGAGCctacaaatcaatataaataaatatcattacatttacttagttgacattatttatttagctcttctaCATTAAATTAGTTGAGTTAACATAATTAGTTGCCAAGTAATAAAACTAGtaaagctgataaaaaaaacacctcaggTCAACAATGAACCAAAAGAGGCTGACAGCACTGACACTAATTTCAATTTAACGGAACATATGAAGGTCTTTGGATATGGAGGACATAGTGACAGGATGTCCTGTAGTTAAGGCTCCTAATCACCAATTTTAATGTGACAATTcattactgtaaatatgaaaattGTTCTGTATCTTTAAGATAATCTACTGTATtaaaaatgatgacatcattagaccttatttaaagaaaaaaaaaatatatatatattgtgataaatatcattacatatatACACCGTAAAATAAAATTACTCGCATCgagatataagattttggtcatatcggcCACTGCTACTTGCGGTGCattcagtgtctgaattcacttACTGGCTTTTATTCACTTATTCAGTGGACTACATTAGAGGAATAATGTACAACGgcaaatattagaaaatatctCACCACTGAATAGAACTATTGACCAGTCTGAATCTAGTATTCCAGAGAGCCGAGCAACAAAAGACTATCAACAACATCCAACAAATTCAAGCTGATCTCaagtttaaaaagagagagagcgaatTAAATTTCATGAAACAGATATAAGGACTCCATTAAATCTCTTTAGTTATGAAGGAGCAACCGCTGAGCAATAACATTGTCCTCTGGGTGCTTCCcccaatgtgtttttaaaatgttcttctctCCTAAATCATGTTAATTATATACCTACAAAGCCTTCAGCTCTCCAAATACCTGTCGGCATGATGAAACAGCTTAGCAATTCCTACAAAATTTCAAACCAATTACAGACTAACACTCCTTTAGACCACGAAGTGCAGCTTCACAGAAAGTGTTAAAGGAGTGTTCCTTTACAAGCACAAACATGGACTCATTTAAGCCAgcagtctctcctctcctcattAAGAGTTACACTCAATTAAGCCTATAGGTGGGTGACGGCAAAACTGCAGCAACAAAATCTAACCTACTCTCATCTGTCCAGACTGAAAGAGAAACAGGTGGAAGCAGATCATTTCATGTATTGCGAAGACTACTAGATATCTATTTAATGGCACTGCTGTGCAGCATCATGTGGCTCTTATACACACATTTTACTGTCATTCGAGCTCCCCCTGTTGATCAGGAGTCTAACTGCAGCTAGCAGATCAACCATCAACATGCATCTATATTTGTGCCACATCCAGCTTAATTTTCTCCGCTCTATAACTCACAACAATGTGCTCCTGCAGTTTTAATGCAGTCCATCTTTGCTATTTAtacaatgctttattttattaatgctggCCCCATGTTTATGTTTGAAAGCACTGAATCATTTAACACAAGCTTGGAACTTTGCCATCCATTGGAAagaaaaatctgacaaaaaaaagaagcagctGAGTCTGTAAAagattattactttattataagAATGCCCTCAATAGGTCATACTGACAAgatttaacataaaaacataaaaacctttTATTTGTTTCAGGCTTAAAGTTGCATTCGGTCATAAGGAAAAATTGCTTTGACTTTTCAGGACACATCTCTGGGTAATTGaatataaaatgcatcacagcAGACGCAAAGTGCAAAGGCTGcgttcaaaaattatttaattagcaATGCTTGTCCTCGGAGAAGAACATGCAGTGAATCTCAGGTTAACATCTGCAATGGAGAGAACAGTGACTAAGCGATGCATATAATTAAATTCCACCCAATTAATACGATTTTTGCTGTGAAGAAACACAGTGTCATTGTCAATCCAATTCAGTGCTGGAGTCTAAAGAGTATATCTTTTTTCGTGTTTGCGGATTCTATTATTatagaatgtatttttaatctgCACTTTTATGACTCTTCCTTTGCATTGTAAGTGTAAGCAAAGGAAGATAAAAGGTAAGCAAATGTGGAATGAACTTGTCAGTTTGTAGACACTATAAAGCGTTACTCCCTGAATCAAATGATTTCCACTTTCATCCGTGATCCACTTTcagttttctgaaaataaaaatgcacagcaAGGAGTTCTAATAAGGTATCACAgcaaagaaattatttattttccaatatTTCAAAAATTTGGTAAGCAGAAAAGAATATTACatgaatctattttatttatttgtgtgcatcatactataaaaaaaataataataagttgagAGCACAGTCTCTGTACCAGCAATTTTATTAATGATGCTTAGCTGTGTTAAATTTATGCTGGAAATAGGTGTGAAAATGTATGGCTCCTTAGATGCTGGTCAGCTATAAgacaatttgttaaataaatgtatgtcttCAATCTCAAGACGAATCGAGTTAACGTTCAAGAAACTGGCAATTGTCCAAGTACACAGTTCATGTGCATCTTAAAGCCATCTAATAGATCAGCATGCTCGTGTTAAAATTCAGGCCTCACGCTCTCTCTCAGTCATGTCTTGATTTATAATGCTTTAGGACTCAATTAAAACGCTAATGGCTATTACGATTGCTcactttgcatttaaatgatcTTCTCAAGTCATTCTTTCTCTCACCTTCAACCTATCATCACTATCCATTATGAAGGAGCCCACAGTAAAATACATCAGTCCCAAGTAGAATGTTACTATTCATTTATCAAATATGGTATTAACTAGTCAGTGTTTACAagtttagtattaaataaaataaaaaaacctctgCAGATGatagatttgttgttgttgaaaacatcACTTATTTTGATTCAAAAACTACTGAAATTTACATAAGTTACataatattatcaaattatatCAAATAGATTATTAGTATCAAGTTTTAAGTAAATGTAAACGATAAGCTATTGATGTTTTATTGTCCTCTttatagatagctagatagatagatagatgcaataatacatacatattactaagataatacaaaacaaaaaggaaataatacattgttttaaaaacatacatttaaaaggaAGAACCAGTGCTGAGGGTGCTTCTTTTACAACAAACAAGACCACTGGACCTTGAATAAATGTTTCTCTCTTAAGCTAAGCTAGTGtgcaaaacatctacaataattGAAGTCCTAAGCACAGCATTTTCGTTTAATATAAAAGCAACTGCCTTTGCAGTGTGCTTCAACTTCCTCTAATGACCTAATTATCCAGTAATGGCTTCATTGACCATTTAAAACCCCTGTTTCTTCATCCTTTCCCGCTGGGTTTTTAACTAGCTGATTGATCAAAATattttctgctctctctctctctgattagtCGTATGCAAAGCTTTTATCTTGAATACCATCCCATCAGCTGTAATGATGTTGCAAAGTCAGGCAGTCAATTAGCCTCTTCCAGGATGCAATTAGACTGATGGGATGCCATGTTTACTGAAATGTATGCTAAGATGATGAAGTGGGCCACTGCTGTCTGCATCTATTGACACAGCCTGATTGGTGATATTTTTAGTGATGGATCGGCATGCACATTACAATGCTGAAAATGCCAATTACACGAGACCAAAGTAAATAcgaattaaataaatttttgtatGTTCTCTTGCATTAATGCATATGGGGGGGGAGggtaaataacaataacaaaaataattcaaaattcatGTCAAGTaagtacactaccagtcaaaagtttttggacagtaagatttttaaaaacattaaagcctgcagttatttgatccaaaatacaacaaaagcagtaatattgtgaaacatatttactatttaaaataactgctttctattttaaatatagtttcaaatgtaattaattaatgtgttcaaagctaaattttcagcatcattactccagtcttcagtcacatgatccttcagaaatcattctaatatgctgatttgctgttcaagaaacatttttattattgttattatcaatattcaaaacagttgggtaaatttttttttcaggatccaaagttttgagtttttttttatttaaatgcttttgtaagattttatatttttcagaagcttggagtcagtgtatgtatatatatatatatatatatatatatatatatatatatatatatatatatatatatatatatatatatatatatatatatatattagtgctgtgactgctgtcaaacaattaacacacatattatgtaaacattatgtaaacaaaaacttttctttggatgtgattaatcacaattaatcgcttgacagcactgACATTTTTGTTTGGGGGGtgttaatagaaattaatacttttatttagcaaagatgctttaaattgatcgaAATCAAAGgtgatgataaagacatgtataatgtgacaaaagatttctatttcagataagcTCTATTCTTctgaatttctattcatcaaagaaacctgaaaaaaatctactaagctgttttcaacaaaataataataataaaagtttttgatataaagtgacgtgacataaagccaagtatggtgacccatactcagaatttgtgctctgcatttaacccatccaaagtgcacacacacaccgtgaacacacacctggagcagtgggcagccatttatgctgcggttgagggttcggtgccttgctcaagggcacctcagtcgtggtattgccggcccgagactcgaacccacaaccttagggttagaagtcaaactctctaacccagggatctccaaccctgctcctggagagctaccatcctgcagacttcagttccaaccctgctccaacacacctttCTGTAATTataagtagccctgaacaccaagattagctgcttcaggtgtgtttgattggggttggagctgaaatctgcaggacaggagctctccaggagcagggttggagacccctgctctaaccactaggccatgacttctccataataaaaagtaataatgcaaaaaactcagctttgaaaacacaggaataaattacatttttaaatatattcaaatagaaaacagttattttaaatattaaaaatataggcctacatatattttaaaaagtactgtttttgcagtactttggatcaaataaatggaggcttggtgaacagaagagacttctttaaaaaacattacaaatcttactgcccaaaaacttttgactggtagtgtaagtaTTTAAAGGGGACAGCTGAGAAATCCAAATTTGTAAGCCCTTAGAATATGTTGTGGAGCGTTTAGATCCTCTCCTGAGACAGCGTTGCAGGTAGAAATGGGTGAAACACCACTAGACATTCGTGAAATTCAACTTAAAATGGTATATTGGACTGGTATTAAAGGTCATTTTACAAATCATCCAGTAAAGAAAATATTGGAGAACTGCTGGTGAGCAGACATATTTGAATAGCTTTGGCTGGACAGTAGGCGAGCAGGCTCAACAAATAGGTATCAGTAATATCGATATTAGTCCCATGGTGGCTCTGCCAGTATATCCACCTTGGCTTTTCTCTATGCCAACAGTTGATTTGCAAATATtgaatttaatgaatgaaaaccAGAAATATGTTCCAAAAGAGACAATAGTGCAGCAGCATTTAGATAGTTATTACTTTCAGTATTTACAAATTTGCTGCCATGTATATTCctcactttaaatataaatctatgcAACAGAGATGATTGCTATTCAGATAGCTTTACAGTGGGTGGAAGAAATCCAACCAACAACAGTGGTAATCTGTTCAGATTCATATTCTGCACTCACAAGTATACTTAGTGGAAAATCGGAATCCAGACAAGATATCTTATTAGAAGTGCTGCAAAGTTTGTACCGAATACGGCAACTGAGAATTATAGTCGAGTTTTTGTGGGTGCCTGCTCATGTTGGAGTGGAAGGAAATGAGGAGGTAGACAAGATAGTGAAACAGGCTCTTAAGCACACAGAGATTGACATTCATGTACCCTTtagtaaaacagaaattaaatgtttaataaaaatagctGTCAGAAAGATATGGCAAGAGAGATGGGTTAAAGGTAATAAAGGGCgacatttgtataatatatataaacaagtagGACATGTCAGAAATGCTTATGGTAACAGAAGGGATGATACAGTTATATCTCGATCGAGAATTGGACACTCTGCTCTTAATAAATCACTCCAGATGATAGGAAGACATGAAACTGGTCAGTGTAATCATTGTGGACTTCCAGAAACGGTAGAACATGTGTTGATTAACTGTAGGGCATATGAAAGGGAAAGAATACAGCTAAAAGAGGAATTAAAAACTGCTGGCATTAATTCTATGACATTACATAATATGTTAAACAGTTGTCATAAAGGTTATAAAGCtcttattaattatttgaaaagaataaaggtatataataaaatataggtagaggaaaaaaaaatattttttattttttatttatttttatttttttggaattagCGTTTCCATTGATATCATCGCCTCACACTCCATCCGAGTAGGTGGCGGAATATGCACCAAAAGCTGGTTTGCCGACCGgcataaaacatcaaaagaagaagaagaagaatccaAATTTGTAACAATATTGGTTACACTCTTCTCCGAAAGTACAAGATGTCACGCTACATCCTAAGATACAAAAGCTTAAAGGTATACatctttgtattatttatatattagtaccttttgaaacgataccgccccagtgacagttttgtagGCTACCTTTTTTTTCTAAGGGTGTACATTTCTCAAGTTAATTTCACTGACAATATAAATGACCGGTTTGACAACTAAACGCTGCCTGCATTGCCTGCTTTCACTAAATGCACTTCCTTCTTTTCAATCACTTGCAGAGATGCTGAAGACGGTTACTTTCTCGCTACTTTTGAGCGCATTTGCCAGTGTTTTATCGGCAGGTAAGTCAGTACTTTTTGATATACAGtgatttacataaataaatatcgTTCTTAACGTTTCCTACAATGTGCTTTCCAACGAGGTTTTGATAAGCGAATGGTCTTATTGAGGTCGAAAGCATTAAGGAAATAGTTAAGAATAAACGTGTCGTGCAAATTTACAATCATGTGAAATTCAGACTGGCTGAAGCGCAATGCGGTGAGACAGCATCGATGTAAGGTTAGTTGTGGTTGTTGTTCTTTTAAGCGAATGAATGAGCTACGAACCGATGCATGAGCTGATTATAAGCATTTGGAATGATCCAGTGATTTGACTGAGAGCAGAATATAACTTACATCAGAGAAGAAAAGCCAAAAAACAAATTGTCTTGGTTTTATAAGTGTCAGCAAAACGCGTAATATGCGCATACATAGGACTACTGGAATGTTTTTTTACAGCGTGTCACGCGGGGTTGTTATGGATCACGTGTTGACGTATAAGCGTCATGACGTAAAGACCCGACCATTTCTGGAGCAACACGatagaaatatttaagaaaatattttgtttactcATGTCAACAAAAATTCAGTCAACTATTTTACTAACCAACCacgccctgaaaaaaaaaaaaaaaaaaaaaaaaaaaaaaaaaacgggttatCAAACCTTTGTGACCATGTGATGTCATTTTCTTCTGTGGTATTTTGAACACACTACAGTAAATGTCCTCTTCATTTTTCGGTATTTGATCTTAAGTGACCTATTGTCAAGGATTATTATTAGTTGCCCACAATAAACTATGTTGGGTTCATTGTTATGgtttacaataattttataattcaaaataattttgtgctgtatttaaatcaaataaattcaattaaataaattcaaaattttataaatgtaacagCTCGCTATGATTCAATGTAGATTTTCTTTCTGCTCATTGCtcactatatatagatatatgatattCTCTAGATTATAGATTAATGTTTCCACAATGTTTCAAGTTCAACACATGCCCCTTCCATCACAACACGACTTCATCTAGAGTTCATCTAGAGTTCCGTGATTGTCAGGCATGTGCTTTGAACTCGTAAttactatatttctgactccacCTGAAAGACGTAAGTCTGCTTGGCTACATCCTAAAGGTTTCCGCTCTGTGGGCATGGCATTAGAGTACAATTAAAAGTGTGGGAAACAGGGAACACCTGGATTCACTACAAAACAATCGTATAAGCTTAATAAATCGTATAAGCTTAATTAAAGCTTAATCCCATTTCCTTGTATTCCCAGCAGAAGTGTTTCGGTTCTCTTCTTATTATGGGAATCACATGGTTCTGCAGAAGGCCCCAGCCAAAGCAGTCGTGTGGGGATTTGGACAGACAGGTGCCAAGGTTGTGGTGTCATTGTCAGGATCTAACAATGTCTCTACTACTGTTATCAATGGTAAGTATCAgttaaacaaatgaaattttCCAGTGAAGTCTGCTtgaaaggaagagttcacccacCAATGtatattctgttatttactcagACTCTCGTCAATTCAAACCTTCTATGACTTAGGTTCTCCTGTGAAAAAGTGATCATTTAATTCATATCCATTTGAAAGAATTCAATACAATAACAGTGCATTCTGACTTTAATGTCTCACAGGTATTTGGCGCACAACTCTCGAACCTGTGGAGGTCGGTGATCCCTACAACTTGACTGCATCTCAGAGTATAACTAACAGCTCAATCACACTCACAGATGTGCTATTTGGAGACACCTGGTTATGTAGCGGACAAAGTAACATGGCATTCACTGTTGGCCAAGTAAGTGAATATCTCTTAACTCAAAGTCTTTGATATGCTTATTCCTCTATTTTCATATGTGTTGTAATAGACATGAATGTCACTTGTTTTTCGAAAGGTGATTAATGCAACAGAGGAGTTGGCCTTGGCTTCCAAGTTCCCTGATGTGAGGATCTTCCAGGCTGCTTTGGCGCATAGTGATGAGGAACTAATTGATCTGGCAGGAGTGGAAGTTCCTTGGTCCCGACCAACAGCAGGTATGGAATATGGTCTGAAACACAAGCGAAATTTTTGCATTCCTGTTTTATCTTAAGGGTGTTGTCAAACCTATTTTTGTCTCCAGAGGAAAGTGAAAAACTGTTAGTAAAATTTATGCATAAAATACCTTTTCCTGAAGAAATAAGCAGCTGTTATTgttgtctttttgtgttcattGTTAGAATTGCTTGGCGGAAAGCAATTCAGCCATTTCTCTGCAGTTTGCTGGCTCTTTGGTCGCTATCTCTACAAAACACTGAAGTATCCAATAGGGCTAGTACACTCAAGTTGGGGAGGCACACCTGTGGAGGCCTGGTCATCCCCAAGGGCACTTCACAAGTGTGGATTGATGAAA harbors:
- the siae gene encoding sialate O-acetylesterase isoform X3; translated protein: MLKTVTFSLLLSAFASVLSAAEVFRFSSYYGNHMVLQKAPAKAVVWGFGQTGAKVVVSLSGSNNVSTTVINGIWRTTLEPVEVGDPYNLTASQSITNSSITLTDVLFGDTWLCSGQSNMAFTVGQVINATEELALASKFPDVRIFQAALAHSDEELIDLAGVEVPWSRPTAELLGGKQFSHFSAVCWLFGRYLYKTLKYPIGLVHSSWGGTPVEAWSSPRALHKCGLMKSVLPVQSYFMEGASTNWNSSVLWNAMIHPLLNMTITGAIWYQGEANANYNRDKYNCSFPVMIDDWRMAFHEGSDGQTPLGFPFGFVQICCSEDKACGSDGKWFHVDIVKHGLYYVIVSTPQCPAANITAVRYLWTDWPCQLKACPIYSSDGLLPAPPFILAITKQ